The Microcoleus sp. bin38.metabat.b11b12b14.051 genome segment TACCCATCTCCTCATAATCGGCATATTTCAAATAGTAATCATCGCGCCAATTGGTTGACACAACCTCGATCGCCAAAGGTATCGATGCACCCAAACTGAGAACAGACTGTTTTTTCCATAAACTTTCGTTCACCAGATTTGCGCGATTCAGCACCAACACATCAGGGAAATAACCAGAATCTTTTTCAGGAGGTCTAACTATCACTTGGTTGGGGATACCGTAGGGCAATCCTAGACGTTCTATTTGAAAGGAAATTTTGATTGTAAGAAAGCCTTTAACTTCCTCATGTTCGCCTACTGGTTGTGCCATCTCAACAATATCTCCATTATGCAGTTCGTAGCGTACCGCCGAATTTTCAGGCAGCGAATCCACAAATTCCTCGAAGTTTACGAGTCTGGGTAAAGCTTGAGTCATAGGTTTTGAGAATTACCGATCATATAAATTATAGCTCTATCCATCCGCGTTCATCTGCGTGCATCTGCGGTTAAATATTCCAAATCTGCCAGCAGAGTTAGATTCAGACAATTTAAGATGCTGGATTTAATCGGGCGCTTTTCATCCCAAAATACCATTGACGAATAAAAGCTAATTGCAGCCGGTGAATTCAAAAGCTCAAAATTTTCACGCGCAACTTGTTCGTTTTCAAAGCTAATAAAATAAACAGTGTCATCAAAAATCACAGATTTATTAGCTATTGCACCGACCAATCTGAAATCTAATTTTTTATAAAGTCCGCAAATGGCAATTTTCCACAATTTAAAACTATAATCGCCAACTCCAAAAACTGAAAAACGAGGATTATGTTGATAAATCTTGCTTTTGCGATTGTCTAGATATTCTCCGTAATCTTCCAGATAGCGCCAGGTTTTAGGAGCTATATGCCTGATAGATTCGGTTGACTCGCCAATAAATTTTTGAGTTACTAAAATATAGCGGTTTGTGGCATTAATGCGATTTTGAGCGACATCAGAGCCTTTAAGTAGCGGAAATAGATAAGTTTCCTCAAGCTCGATAGCTTCCCCAAATCCATTGACAAACAAATTATCAATTTTCCGAAACTCCATCACATTCGAGCAGTCGTGTTTTACACCCGATCGCCATTTCGCCCCTGAATTCACGGCATATAAATGACTCAGTTTAGTGAAAGCATTTATATCCTTAACTAGGAGATTATTTTGATAGCCTATGCGGTGAGATTCTGAACTTTCTAAACTGCTAAATACATCGCAAAAGTAGTTCTGGGAGTTTGAGTCAAACTTGCAGACTAACAGACAGGCATCAACATTTGCATGAAAATATTTTTTAGCATCTATTTTGTAAGTTACACAACTACCGAGATTAAGTTTATTTGAATGAATGTAGTTCAATAATTTTCTAGCAACAGAAGTTTTGCAAAGCATTGCCAGAGTTGCATCACGATTCTGCAACCAGTGAATTGCTTTAATCAGCATCCATTCTGAGATATCGAAGTTACTTTTACCTGTTAGTGCGTCTAAGCCGGCGTGCTTTTGAAAGTTACTTTTTTTAGGCAAGTTTTCACTACCCATAGTTCCTTGTTGTGAG includes the following:
- a CDS encoding Uma2 family endonuclease, whose protein sequence is MTQALPRLVNFEEFVDSLPENSAVRYELHNGDIVEMAQPVGEHEEVKGFLTIKISFQIERLGLPYGIPNQVIVRPPEKDSGYFPDVLVLNRANLVNESLWKKQSVLSLGASIPLAIEVVSTNWRDDYYLKYADYEEMGIQEYWIVDYAALGGRNFIGNPKQPTISVCNLVDGEYQILRFRDNERIVSQTFPDLNLTANQIFQGGAV
- a CDS encoding class I SAM-dependent methyltransferase — translated: MIELDINPKVIIEPTCGIGNFIEAAANLFPFASNIIGVEINPSYLREFTEKNELLPDQRCEVKQGDFFEFDWTSLINQFNHQVLVLGNFPWVTNSQQGTMGSENLPKKSNFQKHAGLDALTGKSNFDISEWMLIKAIHWLQNRDATLAMLCKTSVARKLLNYIHSNKLNLGSCVTYKIDAKKYFHANVDACLLVCKFDSNSQNYFCDVFSSLESSESHRIGYQNNLLVKDINAFTKLSHLYAVNSGAKWRSGVKHDCSNVMEFRKIDNLFVNGFGEAIELEETYLFPLLKGSDVAQNRINATNRYILVTQKFIGESTESIRHIAPKTWRYLEDYGEYLDNRKSKIYQHNPRFSVFGVGDYSFKLWKIAICGLYKKLDFRLVGAIANKSVIFDDTVYFISFENEQVARENFELLNSPAAISFYSSMVFWDEKRPIKSSILNCLNLTLLADLEYLTADARR